The following proteins are co-located in the Nomia melanderi isolate GNS246 chromosome 1, iyNomMela1, whole genome shotgun sequence genome:
- the Cad87A gene encoding cadherin 87A, with product MNNRHPDRVSIRFKLGRNTVYEMRFSKKLIPLLVICLSARCIGANNVNEPPILEGRGYPMGLTLSESTKVGTEVFVLKGHDPEGSRVKYGIQLTDHFVVDPRTGAITLAKPLNREENDTIRFRVTLEDEVPAGQQPNIVGVDASVIVLDENDNPPHFLGVPYEAVAEEDLPVGSTILPGIRVMDPDMLGEIIDLTCVPQPQFLDACEKFGIITVEKTQNSYVGALVLRQPLDYRERPFYQLLLRASDGLNNETTGVEIKVADIQNSPPEFLDSLTGVVREDDPIGTLVMTIKARDGDRGMPRRMIYELVTNPFDYFLLDDESGELRTAKPLNREALKDSTGVLTLKVKARELIDGMPGSDDLTVSTAEATVTIKDVNDEPPTFNRREYNIEIPENVPNGTLLPHLDMTVKDPDVGLNSVFSLRLEDITDGAFTIEPTMATGSTSVNIRVANGSLDYENPNQRKFIILVVAEEVHTNPKLSSTATVTVSITDANDNSPSFSRSRYSAAVTETAPEGTPVITITAKDRDSGRFGTAGISYQLLGQGAEHFSVDKKSGTISVAPCLTPGTSPCLDYEEQRQYFLTYKATDNDGQGQTTSVSLLIVLSDANDSPPRFLQHKYRAVIDEGAEKFEPDLKVQARDKDKTSKITYSILEGNDLGLFAIDQDSGEITIKNKGPIDLKNSSRDWIALTIQANDGIFVDTATVNITIRDVNNNAPVFMYDVYNASILEISPIGTVVQEVTATDADTGINAELVYRIQKGAFDDFTINEKTGIVTVFRKLDYDNKDRYHVEVIAFDKGTPSLTGTTTLMINVTNSNDKPPYFTPETQRAEVTEDTPIGTVFTSLKATDPDSANSEALNFAISEPITAIDRNGQKVNDSKSFKDFFAVDRATGQVSVVRPLDRDVAATVSITIVVSDTTAPTLQQGRGTLVVTIIDVNHMAPEFLKPWTRENPRYLIEMQEEQPKGAVVGAFTAVDSDSNIAGYAIEPPSPYFNIDNVTGIVRTSQVIDYEETKQLEFQVIAYDSGVPQLSTTTKVTVTIINVNDQDPKFEKEFYNASVEENSPAGTHVTVVKAIDGDEGPFGEVSYSLIGEHAADFNIGHETGEITVGSATVLDREMTPEITITVMASDGAHVNSRRSTTVPVLVKLIDVNDNRPIFSQHRYRASVAENLPVNPPAPILQVRAADHDEGINGEVWYTIISGNENESFSLNRETGILYPGAALLGRAGTYRIKVKARDGAGNGPHSDKCDIDIRITPVNQHKPQFVLPELSNSTVEIPENAGVQNYLILTVKAIDRDPGENGHVSYHLKVGNRNTQETEEFSIDQDTGELRSKIILDREAKSKFELVLVATDHGTPTAYETLRLLTVQLVDTNDNAPQFYDEYHFMLSENRPKDYFVGKVTAEDRDEGTHAKVYYYIEAGNEDYAFYMDKTDGSIYANKSFDREIRDKYILSILASNDPDIYISPMDAGRPVTQNTDHGHVNVTITILDENDNPPIFERNDYYAGVNSMANVNDFVTKVTASDLDVGDNGTLHYYVASANLYKYGSEKPSGSIVPSPFNVTQDGKLVTSGYMAEYNQDRFIVEVIAKETAIPERYAMTRVHVWVFEPSQLIRVILSRPPEEVNRERDEIVSELSNVTQSRVVVDDIRYHVDASGHIRREWCDMYLHVVEPKTQTIAPIPQVLKVIDAKYDYLKDYYAGFAIENVVPAYAGVQEEPFDPALAALIALLVVLLVGAVTVTVVCCCLRHWVITVSNDIRKKDGLIKKQIIDELNTTENPLWIEQKLKPYEEQELTMQVFSEPEGGLVTERRGSGVSIGMGDTSQDNTYATIQRPLPTSRHCPTTPDYTTLPGNHNLYESAMGFQGSTFQPSSNAIPQLTLDRDGQPQFVSGLV from the exons GAGAACGACACGATACGGTTCCGTGTCACATTGGAAGACGAAGTGCCTGCGGGTCAGCAACCGAACATCGTCGGTGTCGATGCATCCGTGATCGTTCTCGACGAAAACGACAATCCCCCGCATTTTCTTGGCGTGCCGTACGAGGCAGTAGCCGAGGAGGACCTTCCAGTTGGCTCGACGATTCTTCCGGGTATTAGAGTAATGGATCCTGACATGTTGGGCGAGATCATAGATCTAACCTGTGTTCCTCAGCCACAG TTTCTCGATGCCTGCGAGAAGTTCGGCATAATTACCGTGGAGAAAACTCAGAACTCTTACGTTGGAGCGCTAGTCTTGCGACAGCCACTCGATTACAGGGAGCGGCCATTTTATCAGCTGCTACTTAGGGCCAGC GATGGCTTGAACAATGAAACAACGGGGGTTGAAATCAAAGTAGCGGATATTCAGAATAGCCCGCCAGAATTTTTGGATTCTCTGACTGGTGTGGTGCGTGAGGATGATCCAATTGGAACGCTGGTTATGACTATCAAAGCCAGAGACGGAGACAGGGGGATGCCGAGGAGAATGATCTACGAATTGGTTACCA ATCCATTCGATTATTTCCTATTGGACGACGAATCCGGCGAACTAAGGACGGCGAAGCCGTTGAATAGAGAAGCGTTGAAGGACTCGACTGGTGTGCTTACACTGAAGGTAAAGGCACGAGAATTGATCGATGGAATGCCAGGCAGCGACGATTTAACGGTTTCAACGGCAGAAGCCACAGTGACGATAAAGGACGTCAATGACGAACCACCAACATTTAATCGCCGCGAGTACAACATCGAAATCCCAGAGAACGTACCGAACGGAACACTCTTGCCACATTTGGATATGACTGTGAAGGATCCCGATGTT GGTCTGAATTCCGTATTCTCGTTGCGTCTGGAAGACATTACGGATGGAGCGTTTACCATCGAGCCGACCATGGCGACTGGGAGCACATCTGTGAATATTCGGGTTGCAAATGGCTCGCTCGATTACGAGAATCCGAACCAACGGAAATTCATCATCCTG GTCGTTGCAGAAGAAGTTCACACGAATCCGAAGCTTTCTTCGACTGCGACCGTGACCGTTTCCATTACAGATGCAAATGATAATTCACCCTCTTTTAGTAGATCAAGGTATAGTGCCGCAGTGACGGAAACTGCGCCGGAAGGCACTCCCGTTATAACCATTACTGCCAAAGATCGTGATAGTGGACG ATTTGGTACAGCCGGAATCTCTTATCAATTGCTTGGACAAGGTGCAGAACATTTTTCTGTAGACAAAAAATCTGGAACCATTTCGGTAGCTCCTTGTCTGACACCTGGAACTTCACCTTGCTTAGATTACGAAGAACAGAGGCAATACTTCCTTACATACAAG GCGACTGATAACGACGGACAAGGTCAAACAACCAGTGTCTCCTTACTCATCGTTTTGTCAGATGCCAATGACAGTCCTCCACGATTCTTGCAACACAAGTATCGCGCGGTGATAGACGAAGGAGCTGAGAAATTCGAGCCGGACTTGAAAGTGCAAGCCCGGGACAAAGATAAAACATCAAAAATCACGTACTCGATACTCGAGGGCAATGATCTCGGACTTTTTGCCATTGATCAAGACTCCGGCgagattacaataaaaaataaaggtccgattgatttgaaaaattcaagccGCGATTGGATCGCTCTCACGATACAAGCGAACGATGGAATATTCGTTGATACTGCCACTGTTAATATTACTATTCGAGATGTCAATAATAATGCTCCAGTTTTCATGTATGACGTATACAACGCCAGCATTCTTGAAATATCTCCCATTG GAACGGTTGTGCAGGAAGTCACAGCAACTGATGCAGATACGGGAATCAATGCGGAACTCGTTTACAGAATACAGAAGGGTGCTTTCGATGATTTCACCATTAATGAAAAGACAGGCATAGTGACAGTGTTCAGAAAATTGGATTACGATAATAAGGATAGGTACCATGTGGAAGTGATAGCCTTCGACAAAG GAACTCCCAGCTTAACTGGAACAACAACGTTGATGATAAATGTTACAAATAGTAATGACAAACCGCCGTATTTCACGCCAGAAACGCAGCGTGCTGAAGTCACGGAAGATACGCCAATCGGTACCGTTTTCACGTCACTAAAAGCCACAGATCCTGACAGTGCCAATTCAGAAGCGTTGAACTTCGCCATTTCTGAACCTATCACAGCGATTGATAGAAATGGGCAGAAGGTCAACGACAGTAAATCATTCAAG GACTTCTTCGCAGTCGATCGTGCAACCGGTCAAGTATCAGTCGTCAGACCTTTAGATCGCGATGTCGCGGCAACAGTGAGCATCACCATAGTTGTTAGCGACACAACGGCACCCACGTTACAGCAAGGAAGAG GTACTCTAGTTGTCACGATTATTGACGTGAATCACATGGCTCCAGAATTTTTAAAACCATGGACAAGAGAGAATCCAcgatatttaatagaaatgcAAGAAGAACAACCAAAGGGAGCGGTTGTGGGAGCATTTACTGCAGTAGATTCGGACAGCAATATAGCGGGATATGCGATTGAACCTCCAAGTCCTTATTTCAATATAGACAATGTCACAG gtattgtCCGGACTAGCCAAGTGATTGATTACGAAGAAACAAAACAGTTGGAATTCCAAGTGATCGCTTATGATTCCGGGGTACCTCAGTTGTCGACGACAACAAAAGTTACTGTCACAATAATAAACGTGAACGACCAAGATCCTAAATTCGAGAAAGAATTTTACAACGCGTCTGTGGAAGAGAACTCGCCAGCGGGGACGCATGTTACTGTTGTGAAAGCGATAGACGGAGACGAAGGACCATTTGGAGAAGTTAGTTATAGTCTGATTGGAGAACATGCTGCTGATTTTAATATAG GCCATGAAACTGGAGAAATCACCGTTGGCAGCGCGACCGTTCTTGACCGAGAAATGACACCTGAAATCACGATAACTGTAATGGCTAGTGATGGGGCTCACGTAAATTCTCGTCGAAGTACAACCGTCCCGGTGCTTGTGAAGCTTATCGATGTCAATGACAATCGTCCAATATTTTCACAGCATAGGTACAGAGCCTCGGTAGCCGAAAATTTGCCTGTGAATCCACCTGCTCCAATTTTACAA GTAAGAGCGGCGGACCACGACGAAGGAATCAATGGAGAGGTTTGGTATACCATAATCAGTGGTAACGAGAATGAATCGTTTTCATTAAATCGTGAAACTGGTATTCTATACCCTGGTGCAGCTCTTCTTGGCAGAGCTGGCACGTATAGAATCAAGGTGAAAGCAAGAGATGGTGCCGGCAATGGTCCCCATTCAGACAAATGTGATATTGATATACGAATAACACCAGTGAATCAACACAAACCACAATTTGTTCTACCAGAATTATCAAATTCCACTGTTGAAATCCCTgag aatgCTGGTGTTCAAAATTACTTGATATTAACAGTAAAAGCGATTGATAGAGATCCTGGTGAAAATGGACATGTAAGTTATCATTTGAAAGTCGGGAATCGTAACACTCAAGAAACGGAGGAGTTTTCGATAGATCAAGATACCGGTGAATTACGATCGAAGATTATTCTTGATCGCGAAGCTAAAAGCAAATTTgag cTTGTTCTAGTAGCTACTGATCACGGTACACCCACAGCATACGAAACTTTGCGGCTTCTTACTGTACAATTAGTCGACACAAATGATAACGCGCCGCAATTTTACGATGAGTATCATTTTATGTTATCAGAAAATCGTCCGAAGGATTACTTTGTAGGGAAGGTAACAGCGGAAGATAGGGACGAGGGCACACACGCGAAAGTTTACTACTATATAGAAGCTG gaAACGAGGACTATGCGTTTTATATGGATAAAACCGATGGTAGTATTTACGCGAATAAATCCTTCGATCGTGAAATCCGAGATAAGTACATTCTGTCGATTCTGGCTTCCAATGATCCTGATATTTACATAAGTCCAATGGACGCTGGACGTCCAGTGACTCAAAACACGGACCATGGACACGTTAATGTAACTATAACCATTCTAGACGAAAATGATAATCCACCAATTTTCGAGCGTAACGACTATTACGCTGGTGTTAATTCAATGGCAAATGTAAACGATTTCGTAACAAAAGTAACAGCGTCTGATTTAGACGTTGGTGACAATGGAACGCTCCATTATTATGTTGCCAGCgctaatttgtataaatatggaTCGGAGAAACCTAGTGGTTCCATAGTTCCAAGTCCTTTCAATGTAACTCAGGATGGTAAACTTGTAACGAGCGGATACATGGCTGAATATAATCAAGACAGATTTATTGTTGAAGTAATAGCAAAGGAAACTGCTATTCCAGAAAGATATGCCATGACCAGAGTTCAC GTTTGGGTATTTGAACCCTCGCAACTTATCAGAGTTATCTTGTCGCGACCTCCAGAAGAAGTAAATCGTGAACGTGATGAAATCGTATCGGAATTATCAAATGTAACGCAAAGCAGAGTTGTCGTTGATGACATCCGGTACCATGTGGATGCATCCGGTCACATTCGACGAGAATG GTGTGATATGTATTTACATGTTGTGGAACCAAAAACTCAGACTATTGCTCCGATTCCACAAGTACTTAAAGTCATTGATGCAAAATATGATTACTTGAAAGACTATTATGCAGGCTTTGCCATTGAAAATGTTGTG CCTGCTTATGCTGGAGTACAGGAAGAACCTTTTGATCCTGCACTGGCAGCATTGATAGCTTTATTAGTAGTTCTACTAGTTGGCGCTGTAACAGTAACAGTAGTTTGTTGCTGTTTACGTcattg GGTAATTACTGTGTCAAATGATATAAGGAAGAAAGATGgattaataaagaaacaaattattgaTGAATTAAATACTACGGAAAATCCATTATGGATTGAACA GAAACTTAAACCATACGAGGAACAGGAATTAACTATGCAAGTATTTAGTGAACCGGAAGGTGGTCTAGTAACAGAAAGACGTGGAAGTGGTGTAAGCATTGGTATGGGTGACACATCACAGGATAATACTTATGCTACTATACAACGTCCACTGCCTACCAGTAGGCATTGTCCCACAACACCTGATTATACAACACTTCCAGGAAATCACAAT CTTTATGAATCAGCAATGGGTTTCCAAGGATCAACCTTCCAGCCATCCTCAAATGCAATACCACAACTTACACTTGATCGTGATGGCCAACCCCAGTTTGTTTCAGGATTAGTATAA
- the Rpp21 gene encoding ribonuclease P protein subunit Rpp21 isoform X2, translated as MNYLYQASHLMALKNRVAASCYGNMMVGCAKKSVLRIESDIKKTICKCCQSPLIPGETAKVRLMSKPVKGVKWTCLICLSVKRYPTKKGYKLWTEQENSVVQIYNYAPKLKDIDSDFNAKIKESVSDEDKCVYTEETK; from the exons aTGAATTATCTCTATCAG GCAAGTCACTTAATGGCATTAAAAAATCGAGTAGCAGCATCATGTTATGGTAATATGATGGTAGGATGTGCAAAAAAATCAGTATTGCGAAT AGAATCTGATATTAAGAAAACGATTTGTAAGTGCTGTCAGTCCCCACTTATACCCGGTGAAACAGCAAAAGTGCGATTAATGTCAAAACCTGTAAAAGGAGTAAAATGGACATGTCTAATTTGTTTAAGTGTAAAAAGATATCCTACCAAAAAGGGATATAAACTATGGACAGAACAAGAGAATTCGGTAGTTCAGATTTATAATTATGCACCAAAATTAAAAGACATTGATAGCGATTTTAACGCTAAGATAAAGGAAAGTGTTTCAGATGAAGATAAGTGTGTTTATACAGAAGAAACTAAGTAA
- the Rpp21 gene encoding ribonuclease P protein subunit Rpp21 isoform X1 encodes MDIKLCQGKDIFERMNYLYQASHLMALKNRVAASCYGNMMVGCAKKSVLRIESDIKKTICKCCQSPLIPGETAKVRLMSKPVKGVKWTCLICLSVKRYPTKKGYKLWTEQENSVVQIYNYAPKLKDIDSDFNAKIKESVSDEDKCVYTEETK; translated from the exons ATGG ATATAAAATTATGCCAAGgaaaagatatttttgaaaggaTGAATTATCTCTATCAG GCAAGTCACTTAATGGCATTAAAAAATCGAGTAGCAGCATCATGTTATGGTAATATGATGGTAGGATGTGCAAAAAAATCAGTATTGCGAAT AGAATCTGATATTAAGAAAACGATTTGTAAGTGCTGTCAGTCCCCACTTATACCCGGTGAAACAGCAAAAGTGCGATTAATGTCAAAACCTGTAAAAGGAGTAAAATGGACATGTCTAATTTGTTTAAGTGTAAAAAGATATCCTACCAAAAAGGGATATAAACTATGGACAGAACAAGAGAATTCGGTAGTTCAGATTTATAATTATGCACCAAAATTAAAAGACATTGATAGCGATTTTAACGCTAAGATAAAGGAAAGTGTTTCAGATGAAGATAAGTGTGTTTATACAGAAGAAACTAAGTAA
- the LOC116431982 gene encoding uncharacterized protein LOC116431982, translating to MDANHFEKLIFQARQLDVNLENLAETWKRPDVSIGRFGDRSEETDVEIAALWKKIEFIQEGIIQTKLKIDKHVEDVSIERVFEKTKTEYESLKEQCDNIELIFEKYGYHYNEENNLDQNTANSTEMSDLESSKEITEISEVEFTPNLSWKEKVTYKKHINSIFNESGIPHLVTTPITKNSTSILKDTSIIQNDLLYTPIKHTPVRERPPEPIYSRHFYNSLKQ from the exons ATGGATGCAAATCATTTCGAAAAGCTTATATTTCAAGCTCGCCAGCTTGATGTAAATCTCGAAAACTTAGCTGAAACGTGGAAACGACCTGATGTTTCTATTGGGCGATTTGGGGATCGTAGTGAAGAAACAGATGTTGAGATTGCAGCTTTATggaagaaaatagaatttatacaG gAAGGAATAattcaaactaaattaaaaatagataagCATGTAGAAGATGTATCTATAGAACGAGTTTTTGAAAAAACCAAAACGGAATATGAATCATTAAAGGAACAATGTGATAATATAGAACTTATTTTTGAGAAATATGGTTACCATTATAATGAGGAAAATAATTTAGACca aaatacagCAAATAGTACAGAAATGTCTGATCTGGAGTCTTCTaaagaaataacagaaatttcTGAAGTAGAATTTACACCAAATCTCAGTTGGAAAGAGAAAGTAACATATAAGAAgcatataaattcaatatttaatgagAGTGGCATACCACATTTGGTTACAACACCAATAACGAAAAATTCAACATCGATTTTAAAAGACACTTCTATAATACAGAATGATCTCTTATATACACCAATCAAGCATACACCAGTTAGAGAACGCCCACCAGAACCAATTTATTCTagacatttttataattcattaaaacaatga